In one window of Hyla sarda isolate aHylSar1 chromosome 1, aHylSar1.hap1, whole genome shotgun sequence DNA:
- the LOC130367861 gene encoding olfactory receptor 49-like, with protein sequence MDRKNVTTVTEFILLGIPLNFPLQILLSVVLSVCYIITIVGNGTIIVVSLSDAQLHTPMYFFLSNLALLDISFTSAIVPKVVYNLISESKTITFHGCLAQSYVYFLFGTTEFLLLAMMSFDRYVAICHPLRYGIIMKPKLCLNLILCSWLGGFLDTISQTILTFRLPFCGSNVIDHYFCDVAPLLKLVCGDTYLIGMLDLILASSLVLGSLVFSMVSYGCIIFAITRISSVAGQRKTFSTCASHLTVVFIVYGSCIFMCINPSKNSKIDSTKVVALLNSILTPLLNPFIYSFRNKAFKEALKRTMKKTYFYNQ encoded by the coding sequence ATGGACAGAAAAAATGTTACAACAGTGACAGAATTTATACTACTGGGGATACCACTGAACTTCCCATTACAAATTCTGCTGTCTGTGGTGCTCTCTGTATGCTATATAATAACTATAGTGGGAAATGGAACAATAATTGTAGTTAGCTTGAGTGATGCTCAGCTTCACACCCCTATGTATTTCTTTCTTAGTAACCTCGCCCTATTAGACATTAGTTTTACATCAGCTATTGTTCCGAAAGTGGTTTACAATTTaataagtgaaagtaaaactatcactTTTCATGGATGTCTTGCACAATCTTATGTCTACTTTCTCTTCGGCACTACAGAATTCTTGCTCCTGGCTATGATGTCTTTTGACCGGTATGTGGCTATCTGTCACCCTCTTCGATATGGAATTATCATGAAACCAAAGCTTTGCTTGAACCTGATTTTATGCTCCTGGTTGGGTGGTTTTCTTGACACAATTTCTCAAACCATCCTCACTTTCCGTTTGCCATTTTGTGGCTCCAATGTTATTGACCATTACTTTTGTGATGTTGCTCCTTTGCTGAAGCTGGTATGTGGTGACACATACCTTATAGGAATGTTGGATCTTATATTGGCATCATCTTTGGTGCTGGGATCATTGGTCTTTTCCATGGTTTCCTATGGTTGCATTATATTTGCTATtacaagaatttcctctgtggctgGACAAAGAAAAACATTCTCCACTTGTGCATCCCACCTTACTGTggtattcattgtctatgggagttgTATATTCATGTGCATAAACCCCTCCAAGAATTCAAAAATAGATTCCACCAAAGTCGTTGCACTTCTAAACAGTATACTCACCCCTCTTCTCAATCCTTTTATTTATAGCTTTAGGAACAAGGCATTTAAAGAGGCATTAAAACGCACAATGAAGAAAACATATTTCTATAACCAA